Proteins encoded within one genomic window of Phaeodactylum tricornutum CCAP 1055/1 chromosome 27, whole genome shotgun sequence:
- a CDS encoding predicted protein, whose translation MTLSQSFALLVAANFVGVAFAQQLSEHRKLSRIVGGQAIPGQYIVQLDKRIPDSKGFATKVLKRALKSKVINTYDYAFKGFAVANLPDTVLSVLLNLNEVRDISEDGVVTIDAIQSKPVWGLDHIDGVDDDMYEYAYTGLGVDAYIIDTGILASHADLEGRVASCISFTGEACGFDLHGHGTHVAGTVGSKTYGVAKQVSLHDVKVLNVNGTGSYANPRHRKR comes from the exons ATGACTCTTTCACAGTCCTTTGCGCTGCTTGTTGCAGCAAACTTCGTTGGAGTTGCCTTCGCTCAGCAACTGTCAGAGCATCGAAAGCTAAGCCGTATCGTAGGGGGGCAAGCTATTCCTGGTCAGTACATCGTTCAGCTGGATAAGCGTATTCCGGATTCGAAAGGATTTGCCACCAAGGTACTAAAACGCGCGCTGAAGTCAAAGGTCATTAACACTTACGACTACGCGTTCAAGGGCTTTGCTGTCGCCAATTTACCCGATACAGTTCTGTCTGTTTTGCTGAATCTCAACGAAGTCCGCGATATCTCCGAGGACGGTGTCGTGACAATTGACGCCATCCAGAGCAAACCAGTATGGGGACTCGATCACATCGACGGCGTTGACGATGACATGTATGAGTATGCCTACACTGGTCTCGGCGTCGACGCATACATTATTGACACTGGAATTCTAGCCAGTCACGCGGATCTAGAAGGTCGCGTGGCTTCCTGCATCTCTTTCACCGGCGAAG CGTGTGGATTTGATCTGCACGGACACGGGACACACGTTGCTGGTACCGTCGGATCCAAGACGTACGGTGTAGCCAAGCAAGTATCGCTTCATGACGTCAAAGTCCTTAACGTCAATGGAACTGGATCATATGCCAAC CCTCGGCATCGAAAGCGCTGA
- a CDS encoding predicted protein yields MSKPFDYSKWDNIELSDDEEDCHPNIDKESWFRMKHRSRVEREENEAKDRARIEQKVAGYAEPKEDLKKVSETMRQTQIGATDGEKKPAAVKSTADSDAEATTATKPTPANTDSAPNNTSNDTSTSLATKSSPAGPARDLGAMDTYHEFTEKYADLVEQFMALPDLAGSEEFLLRHGDVLLQENASNYLLLASLEDEMNGYHDKMKRTARQSQIITSIAELAKTVKTHPGNVIRPFFQRLKERLHLEEFLAQTKAFQEKIVSRAVVKRQEIDRERAQEARNEKGTSLEDIPLEQRLGPGGLDPLEVIETLPPGMVAAFESRDVEQLKQVLMEMDADEAEAHMKRCIDAGLWVA; encoded by the exons ATGTCGAAACCGTTTGACTACTCAAAATGGGACAACATTGAGTtgtccgacgacgaagaagattgccATCCCAACATTGACAAGGAAAGCTGGTTTCGTATGAAGCATCGATCACGAGTGGAACGtgaagaaaacgaagccaAAGACCGGGCTCGGATTGAACAGAAAGTGG CAGGCTACGCGGAACCGAAagaagatttgaaaaaggtcTCGGAGACCATGCGTCAAACCCAAATTGGCGCAACGGATGGTGAGAAAAAGCCCGCCGCCGTCAAATCGACCGCCGACAGCGACGCCGAAGCCACCACGGCCACTAAGCCCACTCCAGCTAATACTGACTCGGCTCCGAACAACACTAGCAATGATACGAGTACTTCTCTTGCTACAAAATCATCTCCAGCTGGTCCGGCACGTGATTTGGGAGCTATGGATACGTACCACGAATTCACCGAAAAGTACGCCGATCTCGTGGAGCAATTCATGGCTCTCCCAGATCTCGCTGGCAGTGAGGAGTTCTTGTTGAGACATGGCGATGTACTATTGCAAGAAAACGCCTCCAACTATCTTCTCTTGGCCAGTCTCGAAGACGAGATGAACGGATACCACGACAAGATGAAACGAACTGCTCGACAGTCGCAGATTATAACGAGTATTGCCGAGCTAGCCAAGACGGTCAAGACTCACCCGGGGAATGTCATTCGTCCTTTTTTCCAACGTTTGAAGGAGCGCCTGCACttggaagagtttttggcACAAACAAAGGCCTTTCAGGAGAAAATCGTGTCACGTGCAGTAGTGAAGAGGCAAGAAATTGACCGGGAACGGGCCCAGGAAGCCCGGAATGAAAAGGGAACATCTCTCGAAGATATCCCACTCGAACAGCGTTTGGGACCGGGCGGGCTCGACCCGTTAGAAGTGATTGAAACCTTACCACCCGGAATGGTGGCTGCGTTCGAGTCGCGGGACGTCGAGCAATTGAAACAAGTCTTGATGGAAATGGATGCAGACGAAGCGGAAGCCCATATGAAAAGGTGCATCGACGCTGGCTTATGGGTGGCTTAG
- a CDS encoding homeobox protein (Similar to homeobox containing transcription factors) has translation MEESFSRPHEEGSGGLPPTLLPTKVYGSQPQYNRPFPYPEAPVRWQVGSILEWFESLAQAAEQGEFQNNFHLGNQQHRQPIGGSELPLADPVPLPPWYTQPVSNEEAVIDETSCNAATPKNWDLSFVEHQDPWGWSDRQRMAKVACQVEASSSINCEKYHGIRTRFEFLFGRCVFQHSTPVEHGQRRMILRVLYEETIAKLRELLGNHQPPLHQIPDKILSESSPIATKQDLSKYMTAWLRENWTNPYPDDQGLATMAQACHTTPTVVNNWLINARTRKWRRAITKATNMHRPAKLLLEDSLRIFDGEEVRELGNLAMEISSSCSEANDMEGPMHKRHKSGM, from the coding sequence ATGGAAGAATCGTTCTCCCGACCGCACGAGGAAGGTTCTGGAGGCTTGCCACCAACTTTGCTTCCCACCAAAGTGTATGGATCACAGCCTCAATACAATCGTCCTTTTCCATATCCGGAGGCTCCGGTTCGCTGGCAGGTGGGTTCGATCTTGGAGTGGTTCGAGTCGCTTGCTCAAGCCGCCGAGCAAGGCGAGttccaaaacaactttcACCTCGGGAATCAGCAGCACCGGCAACCCATTGGAGGTTCCGAGTTACCATTGGCAGATCCAGTACCGCTGCCACCGTGGTATACTCAGCCAGTCTCTAATGAGGAGGCTGTTATCGATGAGACAAGCTGCAATGCTGCAACTCCGAAAAACTGGGATTTGTCCTTTGTGGAACATCAAGATCCGTGGGGCTGGTCTGATCGTCAACGCATGGCAAAGGTTGCTTGCCAAGTGGAAGCTAGTTCAAGTATTAACTGTGAAAAGTATCATGGTATCAGAACTCGtttcgaatttttgtttggGCGCTGCGTTTTCCAACACTCCACTCCGGTAGAGCATGGACAACGCCGGATGATTCTTCGAGTTCTTTACGAAGAAACCATTGCCAAGCTTCGGGAGCTCCTCGGTAATCACCAGCCCCCACTGCACCAGATTCCGGATAAAATACTGTCCGAGTCGTCCCCTATCGCTACAAAACAGGACTTGTCCAAGTACATGACCGCATGGTTACGGGAGAACTGGACAAACCCATACCCGGATGACCAAGGCTTGGCTACCATGGCTCAAGCATGCCACACGACCCCCACGGTCGTCAACAACTGGCTAATCAATGCTCGCACGCGGAAATGGCGACGAGCCATAACTAAAGCGACAAACATGCATCGTCCGGCAAAACTTTTGTTGGAAGATTCCTTGCGCATTTTTGACGGCGAAGAAGTCCGAGAGTTGGGAAATTTGGCAATGGAGATATCGTCATCGTGCTCGGAAGCCAACGACATGGAGGGCCCAATGCACAAGCGGCACAAAAGTGGTATGTAA
- a CDS encoding predicted protein, which translates to MSNATRSHRIANSFAGGCWQTGRVCCCRYGLYPLLVASFLTTGALLSLYNAAGCDFVDIQVGFTPSNSAWNQSQASLGIWYYQTDAPSNYSTYREKLQEGCQRYTQAFEESFVDGDRTWIVARVMATISACCSIVATLTSWLFCFSTLPLSFWSCVLLPTSMVAFIAEVSKFILFDISLCRSSLWFPSGVDSLPQAAESCSLGKTANSAVASGSILLVGFAMVCLKIPRKRVLDPQYAGQHVTDAGLDWDRNGSPQKSINTDADKKYKDFSNELLDTSQNLSETSFDAEESIPSSGGCSNQDSSIHKCGQSQNDCPSDEKSATDDFVIFGTQRVSESRVAKLSKMTATANMQSEDLINKFVQEFDEAFQESDES; encoded by the coding sequence ATGAGTAACGCTACCAGGAGTCATCGAATCGCGAATTCGTTTGCCGGAGGATGCTGGCAAACAGGCCGTGTATGCTGTTGCCGGTACGGCCTCTATCCTCTCTTGGTAGCGTCCTTTTTGACAACAGGTGCTTTGTTATCTCTGTACAATGCAGCCGGCTGTGATTTTGTTGATATTCAGGTCGGTTTCACACCATCCAATAGCGCATGGAACCAAAGTCAAGCAAGTCTTGGAATATGGTACTACCAAACAGACGCTCCGAGCAATTACAGCACTTATCGCGAAAAACTGCAGGAAGGATGTCAACGGTATACGCAAGCTTTTGAAGAGTCCTTTGTCGACGGCGATCGCACGTGGATAGTTGCCAGAGTCATGGCCACGATTTCGGCTTGTTGCAGCATCGTGGCTACCCTGACGAGTTGGCTTTTCTGCTTTTCCACATTACCACTGTCATTCTGGTCGTGCGTGCTCTTGCCAACATCAATGGTAGCTTTCATTGCGGAAGTCTCCAAGTTTATTCTCTTCGATATTTCATTGTGTCGCAGCTCCCTCTGGTTTCCAAGTGGTGTCGATTCGTTACCTCAAGCAGCCGAGTCGTGTTCTTTAGGTAAAACTGCGAATTCTGCGGTTGCGTCTGGGTCTATACTTTTGGTTGGCTTTGCAATGGTATGTCTTAAAATTCCGCGCAAGCGAGTCTTGGATCCCCAATACGCTGGGCAACATGTCACGGATGCGGGACTTGACTGGGACCGCAATGGATCGCCGCAAAAGTCTATCAATACCGATGCGGACAAGAAGTATAAGGACTTTTCCAATGAGCTACTGGACACGAGTCAAAACCTGTCGGAAACATCATTCGATGCGGAAGAGTCCATTCCAAGCTCAGGTGGATGTAGCAATCAAGATTCCTCGATACACAAATGTGGCCAAAGTCAAAACGATTGCCCCAGTGATGAAAAATCTGCGACAGACGACTTTGTCATTTTCGGTACGCAACGCGTCTCGGAAAGTCGAGTAGcgaaattgtcgaagatGACAGCAACAGCTAATATGCAATCCGAAGACTTGATAAATAAATTTGTGCAGGAGTTCGATGAAGCTTTCCAGGAATCAGACGAGTCTTAA
- a CDS encoding predicted protein translates to MNAKKNRVEYVKASMQRMTVNKECPCLHHCASVQSNHATLQPSMFRSSSYHKGLCAICIQRALTEARERRQAALKANGRARVACAAVFEKSNTRKDLSQLQFESDRLRLKLDSRQKEGSRLAVHVARMAMENEELQKSLVAQSATYTHRLRLERLQIALLHGGALTSAIRTATLKAQSLRWHWALQVFASHCLVVTPVEDDRRVLAEARRAHARGIGKIGGLPLPHAGPELYNVLPPQELVSALRLVASATKSVAQFLGIALPHPILLRQHIEGVTDIIELVMTEPETEPDRQLLSESMSESTNSLASIGKAAKHTLSRVVHRPNLIKATGSTKHTDVATAHSSPSGPLSMHPDLVNARLQHASSVVLVESATKGQDGTRYSLSSHTIHQEEFAISLQLLQNNIVALCIRAGVPVGRLWPAEAILLNLHALQIFCQEQIEVAILEDEGSVPA, encoded by the coding sequence ATGAATGCTAAAAAAAACAGGGTAGAATATGTAAAGGCTTCAATGCAAagaatgactgtgaataaagaATGCCCTTGCCTGCATCATTGTGCTTCCGTCCAATCAAATCATGCCACTTTGCAGCCCAGTATGTTCCGAAGCTCATCGTACCACAAAGGCCTATGTGCCATCTGTATTCAAAGAGCACTGACGGAGGCTCGCGAACGTCGACAAGCTGCTTTAAAGGCAAATGGTCGGGCTCGCGTAGCTTGTGCCGCAGTTTTCGAGAAGTCCAACACTCGGAAAGATCTTTCGCAACTACAGTTTGAATCCGATCGACTGCGTCTAAAACTCGACTCGCGTCAAAAAGAAGGCTCCCGACTTGCAGTTCATGTTGCCCGCATGGCTATGGAAAATGAAGAGCTGCAAAAGAGCTTGGTGGCACAATCGGCTACGTATACGCACCGATTGCGTTTGGAACGTTTGCAGATAGCGTTGTTGCACGGTGGTGCTTTGACGAGTGCTATTCGCACCGCTACCCTAAAAGCTCAAAGCCTACGCTGGCACTGGGCTCTACAAGTCTTTGCATCCCATTGTCTAGTGGTAACTCCGGTTGAAGACGACCGCCGTGTGTTGGCAGAAGCACGCCGCGCACACGCGCGAGGCATTGGAAAAATAGGAGGACTGCCTTTGCCTCACGCCGGCCCCGAGCTCTACAATGTCTTACCACCCCAGGAACTTGTGAGTGCTTTGCGACTTGTTGCGTCTGCAACAAAATCCGTAGCCCAATTTCTGGGAATCGCATTGCCGCATCCGATTCTGTTGCGCCAACACATTGAAGGTGTCACTGACATCATCGAGCTGGTGATGACGGAACCGGAAACTGAGCCGGATAGACAGCTGCTTTCGGAATCAATGTCTGAATCCACAAACTCCCTCGCATCCATTGGGAAAGCGGCCAAGCACACTCTATCTCGCGTTGTCCACCGACCGAACTTGATCAAGGCTACCGGTTCGACGAAACATACAGATGTTGCAACCGCTCATTCCTCCCCTAGTGGTCCACTTTCAATGCATCCTGATTTGGTCAACGCTCGATTGCAGCACGCTTCGTCCGTTGTTTTGGTGGAAAGTGCAACAAAAGGTCAGGACGGCACTCGGTATTCGTTGTCCTCCCATACCATACATCAAGAAGAGTTTGCCATTTCCTTGCAATTATTGCAAAACAATATTGTTGCGTTGTGCATTCGGGCCGGAGTTCCAGTGGGGCGCTTGTGGCCGGCCGAGGCCATTTTGCTTAATTTACACGCACTACAGATCTTTTGCCAAGAGCAAATAGAAGTGGCAATTCTAGAGGACGAAGGAAGTGTGCCCGCGTAA